A window of Hymenobacter siberiensis genomic DNA:
CAGTGCGACCACTGCTGGCAGACCGGACACTTCTTCGTTGAAATAAAATTTTTATCAGCCATCGCTCTTTCTTTACGTAGGAAGCAAGCGCATGTTTAGGGTGCTTCGGCACAGGCCCGTCGTACCCTTCGTTGCCATTGCCATATTTTCTTCTCAATGCATCACGCCCATCCTCACCCCCGCCGCCTTGCCCTGATTGATATGGGCACCAACACTTTCCACCTGCTTATTGTGGAAATGCCCACCACGCCCGGCCAGAAACCGGTGGTCGTGCTGCGCACCAAAGCGGGCGTACGCCTGGGCGAGGGCGGCATCAGCCAGGGCATCATCGCCCCGGCGGCCTACGACCGCGCCCTGCACACGCTGGCCGGCTTCAAGGAGGAAATGGAGCTGCACTCCGTGACGGAGGTGCGTGCCACCGCCACCAGCGCCATGCGCGTCACGAAAAATGGTCCCGATTTGGTGCGCGACATTTTCGAGCAAACCGGCATTCAGGTCAACGTCATTTCTGGCGAGCGCGAGGCGGAGCTCATCTGCCAGGGGGTGCGCCAGGCCGTGGATTTGGGGAAGGAATCGCAGCTGATAATGGACATCGGCGGCGGCTCGGTGGAGTTCATCATTGCCAACCAGACTACCATTTTCTGGAAGCAGAGCTTCGAAATCGGGGCTCAGCGCCTGCTGGATATGTTCTTTCCCGACCCCAGCGGCGTATTTCCCGCCGCCGCCGTCGAGGCCGAGCAGCAGTACCTCGGCACAATGCTCACGCCGCTCATCGAAGCCGTGCGGCAGTACCGGCCGGTGGGCATCGTCGGCGCATCCGGCAGCTTCGACAGCCTGGCCGACATGCAAGCTGGCCAGTTGCGTACTGAGGCCGAGCTGCCGCCCTGCACCGAGCTGGCGCTGGAATCCTTCCAAAGCAGCTACCGCCACCTGCTCGGCGGCAACCACGAGCAGCGCAAGGCCCTGCCCGGCATCCTGCCCATGCGGGCCAATATGATGGTGGTAGCCACCGTGCTAATTGATTTCGTGCTGGGCATCACGGAAATTACGCGGATTCGTGCGTCGGCTTTCGCACTGAAGGAAGGGGTTTTGGCGGAGATACTGGCCGTATAATTTACTTTGAGCGTCATACCGAGCGCAGCGAAGCATCTTTACCGCCACCACTAAACCAATCGAATGGATTAGTGGTGGCGGTAAAGATGCTTCGCTGCGCTCGGTATGACGTTCCCATTTCTCCGATTCCTCAAGACATGACCTTCTCCTACAGCCAGCTTTTCACCTTCACCGAAAGCGTTTTTCTCGCCATGGGCTGCCCGGCCGAGGATGCCACCCTCGCCACCGAAACCCTGCTTTCGGCCGACCTACGCGGCGTAGATTCCCACGGTGTGGCCCGCCTCGTGGGCTACGTGCGCCTGTGGGAGGCCGGCCGCATCAACGCCACGCCCCGCGTGGGCGTCACCTACGAAACGCCTAGTACCGCCGTGGTAGATGGTGACGGCGGCCTGGGCCTGGTGGTGGGCCCCCGGGCCATGCGCGTGGCCATTGAGAAAGCCCGGCAGGCAGGTACCGGCTGGGTTTCAGTGAAGAACTCCAACCACTTCGGCATTGCCGGCTACCACGCCATGCTGCCGCTGGCGCACGACATGATTGGCATTGCCATGACCAACGCCTCGCCGCTCGTCGCGCCCACCTTCTCGCTCGACCGCCTGCTTGGCACCAACCCCATTGCCGTAGCCGTGCCCGCCGGCGAGCAGTCTGATTTCGTGCTCGACATGGCCACCACCACCGCCGCCAACGGCAAGCTCGAAATTGCCCAGCGCAAGGGCCTGCCCCTGCCCGAAGGCTGGGCCCAAACCGCCGACGGCCAACCCAGCACCGATGCCAACGCGGTGAAAAACGGCGGCGCGCTGCTGCCCCTGGGCGGGGCCACCGGCTCGCACAAGGGCTACGGCTTGGGCGCGGTGGTCGATATTTTCTCGGCCGTGCTCTCCGGCGCGAACTATGGGCCGTGGGTGCCGCCCTTCGTGGCCTTCCTACAGCCCTCGGCCAACCCCGTGGGGCAGGGCCTGGGACACTTTTTCGGCGCCATGCGCGTCGATGCCTTCCGGCCTGCCAACGAGTTTAAAGCGCACATGGATAACTGGATTTCAACTTTCCGCCAAGCGCAGGCAGTGGAAGGCAAAAAAGTCCTCATCCCTGGCGACCCCGAGCGCGAAATGGCCGCCCATCGATTGCTGGACGGCATTCCGCTGCTCGATGCCGTGGTTAAGGATTTGGAAGGCGTGGGCGCGAAGTTTGGCGTGAAGCTGTAGCACTTCGTCTTTATTCCGACAGCCAGCCAAAAACAAAAAGGCTCCCTGCTTGCGCGGGGAGCCTTTTCCAATAATATCAGCAGTGCTGAAACCTACGAGATGCCGTGGGCCGTGGCGTGGGGCGCCATAGCAGCCATGGCCACTTGCTGGTTCAAAAACTGCGACGAGTAACCCGCGTCCGACTTGTTGAGGAACAGGCAAGTGCCACCGTTCACAACGTCGATAATCTGCGAATACTGGTCCATGGGCAGCGCCGGGCAGCCAAGGCTACGACCCAGGCGGCCATTCTGCTTAATGAAGTCTTCGCTGACATAATCGGCGCCGTGCATCACGATGGAACGGGCAGCGGCGTTGCTGTTCACGCCTTCGTCCATGCCTTCGAGGCGCAGCGAATGGCCGTGCTTGCCTTCGTATTCGCTGCCGGTGACATAAAAGCCCAGGCTGCTCATATTGCTTTGGTCGGTGTTGGAAAAGCTGCTGGCTTCATTCTCGCCCGAGTTGTGGCCGTGAGCCACGAGGGTATGAAAGAGGACTTCTTTCTTGCCCAAATCGAGCACCCAGAGGCGTTTTTCGGTACTGGGCAGGTCGAAGTCAATAACCGTCAGCACCTGCTTGTCCTCGGCCAGCTTGCCGGCCTGGCGCAGGTTGAGGTAGCCGGTCATGGCCTTGGCGAACGTTTCAAAGCGCAGCCCTTCCTGCTCGGCCCCGAGGGCATTGTAGGTGGTGCGCAGCTCCTGGTCGAACTGGGCTTTGGGCGAAAATTCTATTTTGGGCATCCGCAGCTCGTTGCGCGAGCTGCCCGCCACCGACTGCTGAATATTGCCGGCCATGGGCGTAGCCAAAAACAACGAGGCCAAAAACGGCAGAACGCGGCGCGCCATGCGCTGACGACGCAGGCCTTGGCGTTTGCGCTGAACGATGCTGGGCTGATGCGAATGCATAATCGAAGTGGCTGGTTGGAGAAGCAAAATCAGCCGGCGCACGGGCGACAGCTGTTTCGGATGCTTTATACGGAGTGGGAATTCCGGCGGCTACTTTAAACACGATTTGCCGAGCTAAATGATTCCGTTGCTTCTCCGGATGCAACCCGGCTAGCGCCAGCCGCGCTGCAAAAACCGGCGGCCGGCGGCCGGCCCATCCAGCCAGCGCGAGGCCAGGCCGGGGCCGCTCATGAGCAGCATGCTGCCCACCCGCAACGTGGCAATAATGGCCTTGAACTGCGCGGGCGGCAGCGCCGGACAGCCCCGGCTGTAGCCCAGGTGGCCGTATTGGCGCACGTATTTCGGGCTGACGTAATCGGCGGCGTGCAGCACCACGTAGCGGTCGAAGGCATTCGCATTTTGCCCTTTATCCAATCCTTCGATGCGGCGCGAGTAGCCATGAACACCATCGTAAGTACCCGCCGTGCGGTAGAAGCCCAGCGAGGTGCAGGCCGACGAATCTTTATCGGAAAAGCGGCGGGCGCGCAGGTGGCCCGAGCCTTCGCCGTGGGCCACCAGGCTGCGGTGCAGCACTTTCGCTTCCTTCAGGTCGATGACCCAGAGGCGTTCGGAGGTGTTGGGCAGGTCCATATCGGCCACGGCCAGCAGACCGGCGCGCTCGATGCGGCCGGTGGGGTGCAGTGTGAGGTAGCCAATGCAGGCCTGCTCCAGCACTTCGGGGCGTAGCGCGGCGGCGGCAGGACCAAGGGCGGCGTGCAGCTGCTCGATGGCCTGGCGCAGGGTATCGGGCACGGCGGCCAGCGCGGGCACCGGGGTCAGGCGCAGCGAATCGGGGACCGGGACGGCCACCGCCGGCACAGCGGCCGATGTGAGGGCAGCAGCAGCAGTGACGCGTTTTTTGGCGGGCGTTTGCGCCTCCTCGGCGCGCAGCTGGCAGCCGGCGGTGAGCAGCGTGGCGGCCAGGCAACCAATGATGTGCGCCTTACCGGCAGACGCTCTGACAAACTCCCCTACTTCTCTCAACCTAACCATGGGCCAAAACTACGGCGCGCTGCAGCAGCAACCACTCGCCAACCGGCACTTTTACCAAAACGAACCAAGCCGGAGCCTGAGCGAAACCAAGGCCCGGAGCACAACGCCAGCACTCCTCCACGACCTGATGAACAATAATTATTGACATAGCACAATTATTCAAAAAATGCAATCGAATGCACAAATAATATTTTGTCATTTCAAGGTTATACGAACCATTTTTTCTACCTTGATTCACTGTAATAGCAGCAAAATCGCTGTTTTTGCGCTGCTACTGATTAACAAGCCGTACTTCATTTTTTCCTCACAAAACCCAATTCCCACACATGATGCACTTTTCCCCGCGTTTTCCGTTCCGCAAACGATTCCGGTTTGCTTTAGCTCTGGCCATCGCGTTGCTGGGGGTCGGCAACCAAGCTGCCTACGCCCAAAAAGTAGTCATGCAGGGCTTCTGGTGGGATTTCTGGAACTCGAACTATCCTAATGGCTGGGCCAACTACCTCGCCGACCTGGCCCCGCGCCTGAAAAGCATGGGCGTGGATGCCGTCTGGATTCCGCCGACCATCAAAAACGCCAACCAGGGCAACGGCTACTCCCCTTTCGACAACTACGACCTGGGCGATAAGTGGCAGAAAGGCTTCCTGGCTACCCGTATGGGCACGAAGGATGAGCTGCTGCGCGCCGTGGCCGTGCTGCACGCCAACGGCGTGGAGGTAATTCAGGACCTGGTGCTGAACCACAACGACGGGGCCGGTTCCTCGACCGGTGCGGGCGGGCAGGACCCCGCCGCCTGGGAAGACGGCACGACCAGCAAGTACAAGAACTTCCGCTACGTGAGCTACGCTAAGCCGGTGACCGACGAGAGCGCCGCAGATTATTTCAGCCGCTCGGGCCGCTTCTCGAAAAACTGGGAGAATTTCAACCCCAACCAGGGAAATAATTCCACCACCGGCGACTGGAACGCCCCCTTGTTTGGGCCCGACATCAGCTACTACACCGGCTCCTACGGCCAAAGCTCCAACGCCACTACCTATAACCCCGTGCAGGCCAGCGACTACATGCGTACCGGCAACCGCAACTGGCTGATTTGGTACAAGAAGCAGGTCGGTTTCGATGGTGTGCGAATGGACGCGGTGAAGCACTTCCCCGACTTCGCCTCCGAAGA
This region includes:
- a CDS encoding Ppx/GppA phosphatase family protein, with translation MHHAHPHPRRLALIDMGTNTFHLLIVEMPTTPGQKPVVVLRTKAGVRLGEGGISQGIIAPAAYDRALHTLAGFKEEMELHSVTEVRATATSAMRVTKNGPDLVRDIFEQTGIQVNVISGEREAELICQGVRQAVDLGKESQLIMDIGGGSVEFIIANQTTIFWKQSFEIGAQRLLDMFFPDPSGVFPAAAVEAEQQYLGTMLTPLIEAVRQYRPVGIVGASGSFDSLADMQAGQLRTEAELPPCTELALESFQSSYRHLLGGNHEQRKALPGILPMRANMMVVATVLIDFVLGITEITRIRASAFALKEGVLAEILAV
- a CDS encoding Ldh family oxidoreductase, whose translation is MTFSYSQLFTFTESVFLAMGCPAEDATLATETLLSADLRGVDSHGVARLVGYVRLWEAGRINATPRVGVTYETPSTAVVDGDGGLGLVVGPRAMRVAIEKARQAGTGWVSVKNSNHFGIAGYHAMLPLAHDMIGIAMTNASPLVAPTFSLDRLLGTNPIAVAVPAGEQSDFVLDMATTTAANGKLEIAQRKGLPLPEGWAQTADGQPSTDANAVKNGGALLPLGGATGSHKGYGLGAVVDIFSAVLSGANYGPWVPPFVAFLQPSANPVGQGLGHFFGAMRVDAFRPANEFKAHMDNWISTFRQAQAVEGKKVLIPGDPEREMAAHRLLDGIPLLDAVVKDLEGVGAKFGVKL
- a CDS encoding murein L,D-transpeptidase catalytic domain family protein codes for the protein MHSHQPSIVQRKRQGLRRQRMARRVLPFLASLFLATPMAGNIQQSVAGSSRNELRMPKIEFSPKAQFDQELRTTYNALGAEQEGLRFETFAKAMTGYLNLRQAGKLAEDKQVLTVIDFDLPSTEKRLWVLDLGKKEVLFHTLVAHGHNSGENEASSFSNTDQSNMSSLGFYVTGSEYEGKHGHSLRLEGMDEGVNSNAAARSIVMHGADYVSEDFIKQNGRLGRSLGCPALPMDQYSQIIDVVNGGTCLFLNKSDAGYSSQFLNQQVAMAAMAPHATAHGIS
- a CDS encoding murein L,D-transpeptidase catalytic domain family protein — translated: MVRLREVGEFVRASAGKAHIIGCLAATLLTAGCQLRAEEAQTPAKKRVTAAAALTSAAVPAVAVPVPDSLRLTPVPALAAVPDTLRQAIEQLHAALGPAAAALRPEVLEQACIGYLTLHPTGRIERAGLLAVADMDLPNTSERLWVIDLKEAKVLHRSLVAHGEGSGHLRARRFSDKDSSACTSLGFYRTAGTYDGVHGYSRRIEGLDKGQNANAFDRYVVLHAADYVSPKYVRQYGHLGYSRGCPALPPAQFKAIIATLRVGSMLLMSGPGLASRWLDGPAAGRRFLQRGWR